A genomic region of Saccopteryx bilineata isolate mSacBil1 chromosome 1, mSacBil1_pri_phased_curated, whole genome shotgun sequence contains the following coding sequences:
- the LOC136320467 gene encoding LOW QUALITY PROTEIN: triosephosphate isomerase-like (The sequence of the model RefSeq protein was modified relative to this genomic sequence to represent the inferred CDS: deleted 1 base in 1 codon), protein MAPSRQFFGGGGGGGDDWKMNGRKTTLGELISTLNAAKVPADTKVVCAPPTAYIDFARQELDPKIAVAAQNCYKVTNGAFTGEISPGMIKDCGATWVVLGHSERRHVFGESYELIGQKVAHALAEGLGVIACIGEKLDEREAGITEKVVFEQTKVIADNVKDWNKVVLAYEPVWAIDTGKTATPQQAQEVHVKLRGWLKSNVSDAVAQSTRIIYEGSVTGATCKELASQPDVDGFLVGGASLKPEFVDIINSKQ, encoded by the exons ATGGCGCCCTCCAGGCAGTTtttt ggcgggggggggggggggggggacgactgGAAGATGAATGGGCGGAAGACGACTCTGGGGGAACTCATCAGCACACTGAACGCGGCCAAGGTGCCAGCCGACACCAAGGTGGTTTGTGCACCCCCCACCGCCTACATTGACTTCGCCAGGCAGGAGCTAGATCCTAAGATTGCCGTGGCTGCCCAGAACTGCTACAAAGTGACTAATGGGGCCTTTACTGGGGAGATCAGCCCTGGCATGATCAAAGATTGTGGAGCCACATGGGTTGTCCTGGGGCACTCAGAGAGAAGGCACGTCTTTGGGGAATCATATGAGCTGATTGGGCAGAAAGTGGCCCATGCCCTGGCGGAGGGACTTGGAGTGATTGCCTGCATTGGAGAGAAGCTAGATGAGAGGGAAGCCGGTATCACTGAGAAGGTCGTTTTTGAACAAACCAAGGTCATCGCAGATAACGTGAAGGACTGGAATAAGGTTGTTCTGGCTTATGAGCCTGTGTGGGCCATCGATACAGGCAAGACTGCAACACCCCAACAGGCCCAGGAAGTACATGTGAAACTCCGGGGATGGCTTAAGTCCAATGTCTCTGATGCAGTGGCTCAAAGCACCCGTATCATTTATGAAGGTTCTGTGACTGGGGCAACCTGCAAGGAGCTGGCAAGCCAACCTGATGTGGATGGCTTCCTTGTGGGTGGTGCATCCCTCAAGCCTGAATTTGTGGACATCATCAATTCCAAACAATAA